From Rhodobium gokarnense, a single genomic window includes:
- a CDS encoding LysR family transcriptional regulator, whose amino-acid sequence MPEILFGNRTSDSPGADAGAGVERSAEGTPMDIRTYAGFVTAAELLNITSAAQRLNITQSALSRQIHSLEDSLGLRLFERHKRNIRLTAAGEALLSRINGVLAADRDLRAFAGDLARDQSGLLKIGACSQLIERYLPAFLSDWRAANAGIDVRLEDGGGPELSERLLAGAVHVIISSMPSTPIEPFEMVRLGDLAFVAVATPDLLPDAGSPIEISDLLESPILTLNRRHASREVFDAACRLSRAVPRIVLEATSPHTLFALAEGGNGIAVVPSSARFAGRSLVSRPITLRGEQVRFDICAMWDSRVPLPAYGRRFVEALRAHIMAEEGMTEAPAGTTHGHLRVI is encoded by the coding sequence ATGCCGGAAATACTCTTCGGGAACAGAACCTCCGACAGCCCCGGCGCCGATGCCGGCGCGGGCGTCGAGCGATCAGCCGAAGGCACACCGATGGACATCCGCACCTATGCCGGCTTCGTCACCGCCGCCGAGCTTCTCAACATCACCTCGGCCGCGCAGCGGCTCAACATCACCCAGTCGGCGCTGTCGCGGCAGATCCACAGCCTTGAGGATTCCCTCGGGCTCAGGCTGTTCGAGAGACACAAGCGCAACATCCGCCTGACGGCAGCCGGCGAGGCGCTGCTGTCGCGGATCAACGGCGTGCTCGCCGCCGACAGGGACTTGCGCGCCTTTGCCGGCGACCTTGCCCGCGACCAGAGCGGGCTCCTGAAAATCGGCGCCTGCTCGCAGCTCATCGAGCGCTATCTGCCGGCGTTCCTCAGCGACTGGCGCGCGGCCAATGCCGGCATCGACGTGCGGCTCGAAGACGGCGGCGGGCCGGAACTGTCGGAACGGCTGCTGGCGGGCGCGGTGCATGTGATCATCAGTTCGATGCCGTCGACGCCGATCGAGCCGTTCGAGATGGTGCGGCTCGGGGACCTTGCCTTCGTCGCGGTGGCGACGCCCGACCTGTTGCCGGATGCCGGGTCGCCCATCGAGATCTCGGACCTCCTGGAAAGCCCGATCCTGACCCTCAACCGGCGCCACGCCTCGCGCGAGGTGTTCGATGCGGCCTGCCGGCTGTCGCGGGCGGTGCCGCGCATCGTGCTGGAAGCGACGTCGCCGCACACGCTGTTCGCGCTCGCCGAGGGCGGCAACGGGATCGCGGTCGTGCCCTCGTCCGCCCGCTTTGCCGGGCGCTCGCTGGTCAGCCGGCCGATCACGCTGCGCGGCGAACAGGTGCGCTTCGATATCTGCGCCATGTGGGACAGCCGGGTGCCGCTGCCGGCCTATGGCCGCCGCTTCGTGGAGGCGCTGCGCGCCCATATCATGGCCGAAGAGGGCATGACCGAGGCGCCGGCCGGCACCACACACGGGCACCTGCGCGTTATTTGA
- a CDS encoding ABC transporter permease codes for MGGSAGVFLRNLNQERIVLVVALAVFVAAMVGLPGFLTAGNLIAIVRSIAVLGILAFGMSVVIIGRGIDLSMVAVMAMSVAWYLQLLGDGMPDYQAFALVLGGVLAIGLVNGFLVAYADVPAIFVTLASGSFVFGYVRSQLISSDAVPVPDGHWVELLGGLRFLGVPIEVYLFLALAALVFVFLRFTVWGRYVYYAGDNPVAARNIGIPVRPMLLLRYALSAVTAFLAGLLTAASLHSINTRVVNSTLLYDIVLVAVIGGIGLSGGKGGVRNVLVGAALIGILLNAMTIIDIPLLYQNLIKSTILLAAIIVDGLLNPRDEQTAQQGDI; via the coding sequence ATGGGCGGCAGTGCGGGGGTTTTCCTGCGGAATCTGAACCAGGAACGCATCGTCCTAGTCGTCGCCCTCGCTGTCTTCGTCGCGGCCATGGTCGGCCTTCCGGGCTTCCTGACGGCCGGCAATCTGATCGCCATCGTCCGCTCCATCGCGGTCCTCGGCATTCTGGCATTCGGCATGTCGGTGGTCATCATCGGCCGCGGCATCGACCTTTCCATGGTCGCGGTGATGGCGATGTCGGTCGCCTGGTACCTGCAGCTCCTCGGCGACGGCATGCCCGACTACCAGGCCTTCGCGCTGGTCCTTGGCGGCGTGCTGGCGATCGGCCTCGTCAACGGCTTCCTCGTCGCCTATGCCGACGTGCCGGCGATCTTCGTGACGCTGGCGAGCGGCTCCTTCGTCTTCGGCTATGTGCGCTCGCAGCTCATCTCGTCCGACGCCGTCCCCGTCCCCGACGGCCACTGGGTGGAACTCCTCGGCGGCCTGCGCTTCCTCGGCGTGCCGATCGAGGTCTACCTGTTCCTGGCGCTTGCCGCCCTCGTCTTCGTGTTCCTGCGCTTCACGGTCTGGGGCCGCTACGTCTACTACGCTGGCGACAATCCGGTCGCGGCGCGCAATATCGGCATCCCGGTCAGGCCGATGCTGTTGCTGCGCTATGCGCTGTCGGCGGTAACGGCCTTCCTTGCCGGGCTTTTGACGGCGGCGAGCCTTCATTCCATCAACACCCGCGTCGTCAACTCCACGCTGCTCTACGACATCGTGCTGGTCGCGGTGATCGGCGGCATCGGCCTTTCCGGCGGCAAGGGGGGCGTGCGCAATGTGCTGGTGGGTGCGGCGCTGATCGGCATCCTCTTGAACGCGATGACGATCATCGACATCCCGCTGCTCTACCAGAACCTCATCAAGTCAACGATCCTGCTCGCTGCGATCATCGTCGATGGACTGCTCAATCCACGCGACGAACAAACCGCGCAACAGGGGGACATCTGA
- a CDS encoding sugar ABC transporter substrate-binding protein produces the protein MKPIKTFLAAAVMAATALAALPANAEDPAPAAYAAALKDKRVLLVPMAMGFDLAQGWAAILKHEVEAFGGVFETRDPNWSVEAGAQAITEAIASDPKPDVLVVMSPDLNSYSKLMKRAQQAGIYVLLVDNPANFKADAYLGSDWTELGRLEAEAVVAGCGPDSSKKIGLVQGDQVNATSLFQYAGIMEVLEKYPDFEVVAKPDSNWDATTSRNVTTTMLQQHPEICGIIDFWDGDATGAAAAIRDAGKEDQVFLVTTGGGEKTADCDRIADGTYGAVVMTELKQESYNMVTMIKYLLQSGQPAGTSSAYIYTLLHATTKDNMMPDSCWDLKALQEMAGN, from the coding sequence ATGAAACCGATCAAGACCTTTCTGGCCGCGGCCGTCATGGCTGCCACGGCGCTCGCCGCGCTGCCCGCAAACGCCGAGGATCCGGCGCCGGCCGCCTATGCCGCTGCGCTGAAGGACAAGCGCGTGCTCCTGGTGCCTATGGCCATGGGCTTCGACCTGGCGCAGGGCTGGGCCGCCATCCTCAAGCACGAAGTGGAGGCCTTCGGCGGCGTCTTTGAGACCCGCGATCCGAACTGGAGCGTGGAAGCCGGCGCCCAGGCGATCACCGAGGCGATCGCCTCCGATCCCAAGCCCGACGTGCTGGTCGTCATGTCGCCGGACCTCAACTCCTACTCCAAGCTGATGAAGCGCGCCCAGCAGGCCGGCATCTACGTGCTGCTCGTCGACAACCCGGCCAACTTCAAGGCCGACGCCTATCTCGGCAGCGACTGGACCGAGCTTGGCCGCCTCGAGGCGGAAGCCGTGGTCGCCGGATGCGGTCCGGACTCCTCCAAGAAGATCGGCCTGGTGCAGGGCGACCAGGTCAACGCGACGAGCCTCTTCCAGTATGCCGGCATCATGGAAGTGCTGGAGAAGTATCCCGACTTCGAGGTCGTCGCCAAGCCGGACTCCAACTGGGACGCCACCACCTCGCGCAACGTCACCACGACCATGCTGCAGCAGCATCCGGAGATCTGCGGCATCATCGACTTCTGGGACGGCGACGCCACCGGTGCGGCAGCCGCCATCCGCGATGCCGGGAAAGAGGATCAGGTGTTCCTGGTGACCACCGGCGGCGGCGAGAAGACGGCCGACTGCGACCGCATTGCCGACGGCACCTATGGCGCCGTGGTCATGACCGAGCTGAAGCAGGAGAGTTACAACATGGTCACCATGATCAAGTACCTGCTGCAGAGCGGCCAGCCGGCCGGCACCTCGTCGGCCTACATCTACACGCTGCTGCACGCGACGACGAAGGACAACATGATGCCGGACAGCTGCTGGGACCTGAAGGCCCTGCAGGAAATGGCCGGCAACTGA
- a CDS encoding ABC transporter permease codes for MKLRERLQAWRYNLVPDHLIGEILTKRWTDNAIPFLALVITVATFGSIIPGFFQLYSLQESTRQLGEFSLVVIGLTVVMLGGGIDLAVGSIFALSAFSAVATFFILEQPVWVALAASLATGLVFGAINGYLIGFLRLRAFITTLVTFIIGRALYDILIVAHGSKIQMSFVSSDTWDFIGDGTFLGISVPIWSAIVLAVVTHVALTRSRPGWHVLAVGGSRRSAHNAGIQVRLTVFFTYVFSGLCSALAGFLIATRLSGAGPGTGGGLEILALTAAVVGGNSLGGGRGSVVKGLMGAVIVLVLTNGLIRLGYGTGTNQMVLGILLAVAVTIDIRWLKNRHKVLNEVYVAPVYLRMGEPQSAVPGSGTPYALNNKLSEADHIGLGELEGPEDVILDRNDNLYCGTRHGEIIRFFAPDYTRSEVFAHIGGFPLGLAFDAAGNLITCVGAMGLYAISPDGVVTRLSAETARSWTSVNDDARLRDPNDLDIAQDGKIYFTDSTKRYDAHDWALDSIENRGTGRLLVYDPADGTTKTLLDGYRYTNGVCMAHDNKSLFFAESWRCRIHRYWLEGPKAGTAECVIKDMPGYTDNINRASDGTYWMAWLGMRTPSFDLSLRHPAMRKRMTRRLPQDEWLFPNINTGGVVKFDETFNIVRTMADLSGVSHPMVTSMREHKGELFIGGILNNRIGRFKIEGADPTWDANTAYWGSRS; via the coding sequence ATGAAACTCCGCGAGCGGCTGCAGGCCTGGCGCTACAATCTCGTCCCCGACCATCTGATCGGCGAGATCCTGACCAAGCGCTGGACCGACAACGCCATCCCGTTCCTCGCCCTCGTCATCACGGTGGCGACGTTCGGCAGCATCATTCCGGGCTTTTTCCAGCTCTATTCGCTGCAGGAATCGACGCGCCAGCTCGGCGAGTTCAGCCTCGTCGTCATCGGGCTGACCGTCGTCATGCTGGGCGGCGGCATCGACCTTGCCGTCGGCTCGATCTTCGCCCTGTCGGCATTTTCGGCCGTTGCCACCTTCTTCATCCTGGAACAGCCGGTCTGGGTCGCGCTCGCCGCCTCGCTGGCGACCGGGCTCGTCTTCGGCGCCATCAACGGCTACCTGATCGGCTTCCTGCGCCTTCGCGCCTTCATCACCACGCTCGTCACCTTCATCATCGGCCGGGCGCTCTACGACATCCTCATCGTCGCCCATGGCTCCAAGATCCAGATGTCGTTCGTCTCCTCCGACACCTGGGATTTCATCGGCGACGGCACGTTCCTCGGCATCTCGGTGCCGATCTGGTCGGCGATCGTGCTTGCCGTCGTCACCCATGTGGCGCTGACCCGCTCGCGCCCCGGCTGGCATGTGCTGGCCGTCGGCGGCTCGCGGCGGTCGGCCCACAATGCCGGCATCCAGGTCCGGCTGACGGTGTTCTTCACCTATGTCTTTTCGGGCCTGTGCTCGGCGCTCGCCGGGTTCCTGATCGCCACGCGGCTCTCCGGTGCCGGGCCCGGCACCGGCGGCGGGCTGGAGATTCTTGCCCTGACCGCGGCGGTCGTCGGCGGCAACAGCCTCGGCGGCGGGCGCGGCTCGGTGGTCAAGGGCCTGATGGGCGCGGTCATCGTCCTTGTCCTGACCAACGGGCTGATCCGCCTCGGCTATGGCACCGGCACCAACCAGATGGTGCTCGGCATCCTGCTCGCCGTTGCCGTGACCATCGACATCCGCTGGCTGAAGAACCGCCACAAGGTGCTGAACGAGGTCTATGTGGCGCCGGTCTATCTGCGGATGGGCGAGCCGCAGTCGGCCGTGCCGGGTTCGGGCACGCCCTATGCGCTGAACAACAAGCTGTCGGAGGCCGACCATATCGGCCTCGGCGAGCTGGAAGGCCCGGAAGACGTCATCCTCGACCGCAACGACAACCTTTATTGCGGCACCAGGCACGGCGAGATCATCCGCTTCTTTGCCCCCGACTACACGCGCTCGGAGGTCTTTGCCCATATCGGCGGCTTCCCGCTCGGCCTTGCCTTCGATGCCGCCGGAAACCTCATCACCTGCGTCGGCGCCATGGGGCTCTATGCGATCTCGCCGGACGGCGTGGTGACGCGGCTTTCGGCGGAGACGGCGCGGTCCTGGACGTCGGTCAACGACGATGCGCGGCTGCGCGACCCGAACGACCTCGACATCGCCCAGGACGGCAAGATCTACTTCACCGATTCCACCAAGCGCTACGACGCCCATGACTGGGCGCTCGATTCCATCGAGAACCGCGGCACCGGCCGGCTGCTGGTCTACGATCCGGCCGACGGGACCACAAAGACCCTGCTCGACGGCTACCGCTACACCAACGGCGTGTGCATGGCGCACGACAACAAGTCGCTGTTCTTTGCCGAGAGCTGGCGCTGCCGCATCCACCGCTACTGGCTGGAAGGGCCGAAGGCGGGGACGGCCGAATGCGTCATCAAGGACATGCCGGGCTACACCGACAACATCAACCGGGCCTCGGACGGCACCTACTGGATGGCCTGGCTCGGCATGCGCACGCCGTCCTTCGACCTGTCGCTGCGCCATCCGGCGATGCGCAAGCGCATGACGCGGCGGCTGCCCCAGGACGAGTGGCTGTTCCCCAACATCAATACCGGCGGCGTCGTCAAGTTCGACGAGACCTTCAACATCGTGCGCACCATGGCCGACCTCTCCGGCGTCTCGCATCCGATGGTCACCTCCATGCGCGAGCACAAGGGCGAACTCTTCATCGGCGGCATCCTCAACAACCGCATCGGCCGGTTCAAGATCGAGGGCGCCGATCCGACCTGGGACGCCAACACCGCCTATTGGGGGAGCCGGTCATGA
- a CDS encoding SMP-30/gluconolactonase/LRE family protein yields MIFDPILDLFRGKAITIPPLDGAFLANAALDEAPVVTELTVADNLCVAAGTVYASSGPGLYRLDDGGERERVEGFAEPITALAASADGTLAVALDDGTLIEGGVQVPLPKGISCITALAYGEDGSLWLANGSGQHPPSAWVADLMEKNASGSVWRRKAGGAFERMARGLAWPYGVLPRSGDMAIVSESWRHRLVRVDAGGADPVLKHLPGYPARLAPAADGGVLLSIFAPRNRLIELVLQEKHYRYDMMLEVPREYWIAPTLSSGRSFLEPLQCGGIRTMGVHKAWAPSRSYGMVVRLDEHLAPVASLHSRANGQRHGTTSAIEADGRLLVASKGGNCILAPEGL; encoded by the coding sequence ATGATCTTCGATCCGATCCTCGACCTCTTCCGCGGCAAGGCGATCACCATCCCGCCGCTCGACGGCGCGTTTCTCGCCAATGCCGCGCTCGACGAGGCCCCCGTCGTTACCGAACTTACCGTCGCCGACAATCTGTGCGTTGCTGCCGGCACCGTCTACGCCTCGAGCGGCCCGGGCCTCTACAGGCTGGACGACGGCGGGGAGCGGGAACGGGTGGAGGGCTTTGCCGAGCCGATCACCGCGCTGGCCGCCAGCGCCGACGGCACGCTCGCCGTTGCCCTCGACGACGGCACGCTGATCGAAGGCGGCGTCCAGGTGCCGTTGCCCAAGGGCATTTCCTGCATCACGGCGCTCGCCTATGGCGAGGACGGCTCGTTGTGGCTGGCCAACGGCTCCGGGCAGCACCCGCCCTCGGCCTGGGTCGCCGACCTGATGGAAAAGAACGCCTCCGGCTCGGTCTGGCGGCGCAAGGCCGGCGGGGCCTTTGAACGCATGGCGCGCGGCCTCGCCTGGCCCTATGGCGTGCTGCCGCGCAGCGGCGACATGGCGATCGTCTCGGAAAGCTGGCGCCACCGCCTCGTCAGGGTCGATGCCGGCGGGGCCGATCCGGTCCTGAAGCACCTGCCGGGCTATCCGGCGCGGCTCGCGCCCGCCGCGGACGGCGGGGTGCTGCTGTCGATCTTTGCGCCGCGCAACCGGCTCATCGAACTGGTGCTGCAGGAAAAGCACTATCGCTACGACATGATGCTGGAGGTGCCGCGCGAATACTGGATCGCGCCGACCCTGTCCTCGGGCCGCAGCTTCCTGGAGCCGCTGCAATGCGGCGGCATCCGCACCATGGGCGTCCACAAGGCCTGGGCGCCGAGCCGGTCCTACGGCATGGTCGTGCGGCTCGATGAGCATCTGGCGCCCGTCGCGAGCCTCCACAGCCGCGCCAACGGCCAGCGCCACGGCACGACCAGCGCCATCGAGGCGGACGGCCGCCTGCTCGTCGCCTCCAAGGGCGGCAACTGCATCCTCGCACCGGAGGGCTTGTGA
- a CDS encoding sugar ABC transporter ATP-binding protein, protein MDPIVRMDKITKSYRSVPAVKDVDFELREGEIHALLGENGAGKSTLTKVMAGVVEATSGRMFYRGEEARFTSPHEALEAGIAMVFQETSLVPSMTVAQNLYLGSESFLNRLRGVYISAQQFLQSLNFPVDPTAMVETLGAAKRQMVEIARAVHHQARVIIFDEPTASLTPEEKRHFFALLRRLKGQGVSIVFISHALEEALLISDRITILRDGVLVASGPTAEFDRDKIIAAMVGRSLSGQLYNKRDVSHLRKPGRKVLSVQDISMGAAVRNTSFSIFEGQITGVFGLIGSGRTETFKIVSGIYKRDFLRGGAIALDDRAVRYYTPAEAVRDGIAYITEDRKSEGFFETMGIGENLYSGLLAAGREANLVVRLRAIRDLAEEWTGRLNIKTINANARVVELSGGNQQKVVIGKGLVQKPRVVIFDEPTRGVDVAAIAEIHQLIKELADRGLAVVMISSYLPEVMNLSDRILVCRQGRIVEELSPVEATEEKIMYAAVH, encoded by the coding sequence ATGGACCCGATCGTGCGGATGGACAAGATCACCAAGTCCTATCGCAGCGTGCCGGCGGTCAAGGACGTCGACTTCGAGCTGCGCGAGGGCGAGATCCACGCCCTCCTCGGCGAGAACGGCGCCGGCAAGTCGACGCTGACCAAGGTCATGGCCGGCGTCGTCGAGGCGACCTCGGGCCGCATGTTCTACCGCGGCGAGGAGGCCCGGTTCACGTCGCCGCACGAGGCCCTTGAGGCCGGCATCGCCATGGTGTTCCAGGAGACCAGCCTGGTGCCGTCGATGACCGTGGCCCAGAACCTCTATCTCGGCTCGGAAAGCTTCCTCAACCGGCTGCGCGGCGTCTACATCTCCGCCCAGCAGTTCCTGCAGTCGCTGAACTTTCCCGTCGATCCGACGGCGATGGTCGAGACGCTCGGCGCCGCAAAGCGGCAGATGGTGGAGATCGCCCGCGCCGTCCACCACCAGGCCCGCGTCATCATCTTCGACGAGCCGACCGCCTCGCTGACGCCGGAGGAAAAGCGCCACTTCTTCGCGCTACTGCGCCGGCTGAAGGGGCAGGGCGTCTCCATCGTCTTCATCAGCCACGCGCTGGAAGAGGCGCTCCTGATCTCCGACCGCATCACCATCCTGCGCGACGGCGTTCTGGTGGCGAGCGGGCCGACGGCGGAGTTCGACCGCGACAAGATCATCGCCGCCATGGTCGGCCGGTCGCTCTCGGGCCAACTCTACAACAAGCGCGACGTCAGCCATCTGCGCAAGCCCGGCCGCAAGGTGCTGTCGGTGCAGGACATCTCGATGGGTGCGGCGGTCCGCAACACCTCGTTCTCGATCTTCGAGGGCCAGATCACCGGCGTCTTCGGCCTGATCGGCTCGGGCCGCACGGAGACCTTCAAGATCGTCTCCGGCATCTACAAGCGCGACTTCCTGCGCGGCGGCGCCATCGCCCTCGACGACCGCGCGGTGCGCTACTACACGCCCGCCGAGGCGGTCCGCGACGGCATCGCCTACATCACCGAGGACCGCAAGTCCGAGGGCTTCTTCGAGACGATGGGGATCGGCGAGAACCTCTATAGCGGCCTGCTGGCGGCCGGCCGCGAGGCGAACCTCGTCGTGCGCCTTCGCGCCATCCGCGACCTCGCCGAGGAGTGGACCGGGCGCCTCAACATCAAGACGATCAACGCCAATGCCCGCGTCGTGGAACTTTCCGGCGGCAACCAGCAGAAGGTGGTGATCGGCAAGGGGCTGGTGCAGAAGCCGCGCGTCGTCATCTTCGACGAGCCGACCCGCGGCGTCGACGTCGCGGCTATTGCGGAAATCCACCAGCTCATCAAGGAACTCGCCGACCGCGGCCTCGCGGTGGTGATGATCTCGTCGTACCTGCCGGAGGTCATGAACCTGTCCGACCGCATCCTGGTCTGCCGGCAGGGACGCATCGTGGAAGAATTGTCGCCCGTCGAGGCGACGGAAGAAAAGATCATGTACGCCGCCGTCCATTAG
- a CDS encoding branched-chain amino acid aminotransferase — MWTYWRGDWHEGDLRILGATSHGTWLGSLVFDGARLFDGVSPDLDRHSARVNASAEALGLAPTLTGEEIEALTFEGLKKFAPGTDVYIRPMYWAEENDIGILPPKPDTTDFALCLEEMPMVEPTGFTITTTRFRRPTMEVMPVNAKAACLYANNARMVRDAQAKGYQNALCCDANGNVAELATSNVFMARGGEVFTPMPNGTFLNGITRQRVLGLLRDAGVTVHEATLSVDDFREAEEIFSTGNISKVVPVIGFDDAQLQFGPIARKARQLYWDWAKA, encoded by the coding sequence ATCTGGACTTACTGGCGCGGCGACTGGCACGAGGGCGATTTGCGCATCCTCGGCGCGACGTCGCACGGAACCTGGCTCGGCAGCCTCGTCTTCGACGGCGCGCGCCTGTTCGACGGCGTTTCTCCCGACCTCGACCGCCATTCGGCCCGCGTCAACGCCAGCGCGGAGGCCCTCGGCCTTGCGCCGACGCTGACCGGCGAAGAGATCGAGGCGCTGACCTTCGAGGGCCTGAAGAAGTTCGCGCCGGGCACCGACGTCTACATCCGGCCGATGTACTGGGCCGAGGAGAACGACATCGGCATCCTGCCGCCGAAGCCCGACACCACCGATTTCGCGCTGTGCCTGGAAGAGATGCCGATGGTCGAGCCGACCGGCTTCACCATCACCACCACGCGGTTCCGCCGCCCGACCATGGAAGTCATGCCGGTCAACGCCAAGGCCGCCTGCCTCTACGCCAACAATGCGCGCATGGTCCGCGACGCGCAGGCCAAGGGCTACCAGAACGCGCTCTGCTGCGACGCCAACGGCAATGTGGCGGAGCTGGCGACGTCCAACGTCTTCATGGCGCGCGGCGGCGAGGTGTTCACGCCGATGCCGAACGGCACCTTCCTCAACGGCATTACCCGCCAGCGCGTCCTCGGCCTTTTGCGCGATGCCGGCGTGACCGTCCATGAGGCGACGTTGAGCGTCGACGACTTCCGCGAGGCGGAGGAAATCTTTTCGACCGGCAACATTTCCAAGGTCGTGCCGGTGATCGGTTTCGACGACGCCCAATTGCAGTTCGGACCGATCGCGCGCAAGGCGCGCCAGCTTTATTGGGACTGGGCGAAAGCCTGA
- a CDS encoding carboxymuconolactone decarboxylase family protein, whose product MATVKILSDADAEANPAVKAVFDDIRATRKTDFINNFWRGLANDPVTLKRTWEGLKAVMTGDTALSPVMQEMIYIAVSTANGCNYCIHSHTASARAKGMTDAEYSELLALIGLAAQTNHLVTAMQLPVDPAFLVEG is encoded by the coding sequence ATGGCGACCGTAAAGATTTTGAGCGATGCCGATGCCGAGGCGAACCCCGCCGTCAAGGCCGTGTTCGACGACATCAGGGCGACCCGCAAGACCGATTTCATCAACAATTTCTGGCGTGGCCTCGCCAATGACCCGGTGACGCTGAAGCGGACCTGGGAGGGCCTGAAGGCGGTGATGACGGGCGACACGGCGCTCTCGCCGGTGATGCAGGAGATGATCTACATCGCCGTTTCCACGGCCAATGGCTGCAACTACTGCATCCATTCGCACACCGCTTCGGCGCGCGCCAAGGGCATGACCGACGCGGAGTATTCTGAACTCCTGGCGCTGATCGGGCTGGCCGCCCAGACCAACCATCTGGTGACGGCCATGCAGTTGCCGGTCGATCCGGCCTTCCTGGTGGAAGGCTGA
- a CDS encoding quinone oxidoreductase family protein, producing MGGGLIAEAPGGPEAMVWTDLPLEKPGPGEVVVAHTAVGVNFIDVYFRSGLYPWPETPMIPGAEASGVVEAVGPDVADLKVGDRVAYVLPRGAYREQRVLPAERLVPLPDGIDATAIAGAMLKGLTAHYLVTSSYQVKPGDTVLVHAAAGGVGLILGQWLKALGVAAIGTAGGPEKVALAREHGYDHVIDYKSEDFVAEVERLTDGAGCEVVYDSVGADTWRGSLKCLKRRGMFVNFGQSSGMLRDFQMSDLAKGGSLSANRPMLFDYIVDRSELLERSSALFERILDGTIRLDVAATRPLKEAAAAHADLEARKTVGSTILLV from the coding sequence ATGGGCGGCGGACTGATTGCCGAGGCCCCTGGCGGCCCGGAGGCGATGGTCTGGACGGACCTGCCGCTGGAGAAGCCGGGGCCGGGCGAGGTCGTCGTGGCCCATACGGCCGTCGGCGTCAATTTCATCGACGTCTATTTCCGCAGCGGCCTCTATCCCTGGCCCGAGACGCCGATGATCCCCGGCGCGGAGGCGTCCGGCGTGGTGGAAGCAGTCGGTCCGGACGTTGCCGATCTGAAGGTCGGCGACCGGGTCGCCTATGTGCTGCCGCGCGGCGCCTATCGCGAACAGCGGGTGCTGCCGGCGGAACGGCTGGTGCCGCTGCCGGACGGCATCGATGCCACCGCGATCGCCGGCGCCATGCTGAAGGGGCTGACGGCGCACTACCTCGTCACCTCGTCCTATCAGGTGAAGCCGGGCGACACCGTCCTCGTCCATGCCGCTGCCGGCGGCGTCGGCCTGATCCTCGGCCAGTGGCTGAAGGCGCTGGGCGTCGCGGCCATCGGCACCGCCGGAGGGCCGGAAAAGGTCGCGCTCGCCAGGGAGCATGGCTACGACCACGTGATCGACTACAAGTCGGAGGATTTCGTCGCCGAGGTCGAGCGGCTGACAGACGGGGCGGGCTGCGAGGTGGTCTATGACAGCGTCGGGGCCGATACCTGGCGCGGCTCGCTGAAATGCCTGAAGCGGCGCGGCATGTTCGTCAATTTCGGCCAGTCGTCGGGCATGCTCCGCGACTTCCAGATGTCGGATCTGGCCAAGGGCGGCTCGCTGTCGGCGAACCGGCCGATGCTGTTCGACTACATCGTCGACCGCAGCGAACTGCTGGAGCGTTCCTCGGCCCTGTTCGAGCGCATCCTCGACGGCACCATCCGCCTCGACGTGGCGGCGACGCGGCCGCTGAAGGAGGCGGCTGCCGCCCACGCCGACCTGGAAGCCCGCAAGACCGTCGGCTCGACCATCCTCCTCGTCTGA
- a CDS encoding metallophosphoesterase: protein MKFVVMSDIHIKANADICGRSPQASLARAVTHIGEHHGDADLCILLGDLADEGLPAEYADLADLLSGLPMPIAYTLGNHDDRANFLKQFGEVPRDGNGFIQSVADVGDRRCVLLDTNVPGYHGGRLDGGRLEWLDETLAASDRQCLVFLHHPPIDTALPAFATIALDDIEAVGACLSRHSETVEAVFFGHCHMSVAGMVGRIPAFGLRSLIYQAIPNLADDTFISAPGLPPAYSVIVETGTGLALHVVEFGYDGPTE, encoded by the coding sequence ATGAAGTTCGTCGTCATGAGCGATATCCACATCAAGGCAAACGCCGACATTTGCGGCCGCTCGCCCCAGGCGTCCCTCGCCCGCGCCGTCACCCATATCGGCGAGCACCATGGCGACGCCGACCTCTGCATCCTCCTCGGCGACCTCGCCGACGAAGGGCTGCCGGCGGAATACGCGGACCTTGCCGACCTCCTCTCGGGTCTGCCGATGCCGATCGCCTACACCCTCGGCAACCACGACGACCGCGCCAATTTCCTGAAGCAGTTCGGAGAAGTCCCGCGCGACGGCAACGGCTTCATCCAGTCGGTTGCCGATGTCGGGGACCGGCGCTGCGTGCTCCTCGACACCAACGTGCCGGGCTACCACGGCGGACGGCTCGACGGCGGACGCCTGGAATGGCTGGACGAAACGCTCGCCGCAAGCGACCGCCAATGCCTCGTCTTCCTCCACCATCCGCCGATCGACACCGCCCTGCCGGCCTTCGCCACCATCGCCCTCGACGATATCGAAGCCGTCGGCGCCTGCCTGTCGCGGCACTCCGAGACGGTCGAGGCGGTCTTCTTCGGCCATTGTCACATGAGCGTTGCGGGCATGGTGGGGCGCATTCCGGCCTTCGGGCTGAGGTCGCTGATCTACCAGGCCATCCCCAACCTTGCCGACGACACCTTCATCAGCGCACCCGGCCTGCCGCCCGCCTACAGCGTCATCGTCGAGACCGGCACCGGCCTTGCGCTCCATGTCGTCGAATTCGGCTATGACGGGCCGACCGAGTGA